One region of Wyeomyia smithii strain HCP4-BCI-WySm-NY-G18 chromosome 3, ASM2978416v1, whole genome shotgun sequence genomic DNA includes:
- the LOC129729105 gene encoding serine/arginine repetitive matrix protein 1-like, translating into MPGTYVNRFPEDVIHHKPESLSPRVQVRESKSESPSPRVQVRESKSESPSPRVQVRESKSESPSPRVQVRESKSESPSPRVQVRESKSESPSPRVQVRESKSESSSPRVQVRESKSESPSPRVQVRESKSESPSPRVQVRESKSESPSPRVQVRESKSESPSPRVQVRESKSESPSPRVQVRESKSESPSPRVQVRESKSESPSPRVQVRESKSESPSPRVQVRESKSESPSPRVQVRESKSESPSPRVQVRESKSESPSPRVQVRESKSESPSPRVQVRESKSESPSPRVQVRESKSESPSPRVQVRESKSESPSPRVQVRESKSESPSPRVQVRESKSESPSPRVQVRESKSESPSPRVQVRESKSERPSPRVQVRESKSESPSPRVPVRESQSESPSPRVPVRESQSASPSPRVPVRESQSESPSPRVPVRESQSESPSPRVPVRESQSESPSPRVPVRESQSESRSPRVPVLKFESDSSSLRESKSENPSPIFQIKSPSPRIYESNAESPSQRVQDRESKSKRLNRESKSESPG; encoded by the coding sequence CATAAGCCTGAGAGTTTAAGTCCGAGAGTCCAAGTCCGAGAGTCCAAGTCCGAGAGTCCAAGTCCGAGAGTCCAAGTCCGAGAGTCCAAGTCCGAGAGTCCAAGTCCGAGAGTCCAAGTCCGAGAGTCCAAGTCCGAGAGTCCAAGTCCGAGAGTCCAAGTCCGAGAGTCCAAGTCCGAGAGTCCAAGTCCGAGAGTCCAAGTCCGAGAGTCCAAGTCCGAGAGTCCAAGTCCGAGAGTTCAAGTCCGAGAGTCCAAGTCCGAGAGTTCAAGTCCGAGAGTCCAAGTCCGAGAGTCCAAGTCCGAGAGTCCAAGTCCGAGAGTCCAAGTCCGAGAGTCCAAGTCCGAGAGTCCAAGTCCGAGAGTCCAAGTCCGAGAGTCCAAGTCCGAGAGTCCAAGTCCGAGAGTCCAAGTCCGAGAGTCCAAGTCCGAGAGTCCAAGTCCGAGAGTCCAAGTCCGAGAGTCCAAGTCCGAGAGTCCAAGTCCGAGAGTCCAAGTCCGAGAGTCCAAGTCCGAGAGTCCAAGTCCGAGAGTCCAAGTCCGAGAGTCCAAGTCCGAGAGTCCAAGTCCGAGAGTCCAAGTCCGAGAGTCCAAGTCCGAGAGTCCAAGTCCGAGAGTCCAAGTCCGAGAGTCCAAGTCCGAGAGTCCAAGTCCGAGAGTCCAAGTCCGAGAGTCCAAGTCCGAGAGTCCAAGTCCGAGAGTCCAAGTCCGAGAGTCCAAGTCCGAGAGTCCAAGTCCGAGAGTCCAAGTCCGAGAGTCCAAGTCCGAGAGTCCAAGTCCGAGAGTCCAAGTCCGAGAGTCCAAGTCCGAGAGTCCAAGTCCGAGAGTCCAAGTCCGAGAGTCCAAGTCCGAGAGTCCAAGTCCGAGAGTCCAAGTCCGAGAGTCCAAGTCCGAGAGTCCAAGTCCGAGAGTCCAAGTCCGAGAGTCCAAGTCCGAGAGTCCAAGTCCGAGAGTCCAAGTCCGCGAGTCCAAGTCCGAGAGTCCAAGTCCGCGAGTCCAAGTCCGAGAGTCCAAGTCCGAGAGTCCAAGTCCGAGAGTCCAAGTCCGAGAGTCCAAGTCCGAGAGACCAAGTCCGAGAGTCCAAGTCCGAGAGTCTAAGTCCGAGAGTCCAAGTCCGAGAGTCCCAGTCCGAGAGTCCCAGTCCGAGAGTCCCAGTCCGAGAGTCCCAGTCCGAGAGTCCCAGTCCGCGAGTCCCAGTCCGAGAGTCCCAGTCCGAGAGTCCCAGTCCGAGAGTCCCAGTCCGAGAGTCCCAGTCCGAGAGTCCCAGTCCGAGAGTCCCAGTCCGAGAGTCCCAGTCCGAGAGTCCCAGTCCGAGAGTCCCAGTCCGAGAGTCCCAGTCCGAGAGTCCCAGTCCGAGAGTCGCAGTCCAAGAGTCCCAGTCCTAAAGTTCGAGTCAGATAGTTCAAGTCTCCGAGAGTCCAAGTCCGAGAATCCAAGTCCAATATTTCAAATCAAGAGTCCAAGTCCGAGAATCTACGAATCTAATGCCGAGAGTCCAAGTCAGAGAGTTCAAGATCGAGAGTCCAAGTCCAAGAGATTAAATCGAGAGTCCAAGTCCGAGAGTCCAGGCTGA